One Ochotona princeps isolate mOchPri1 chromosome 7, mOchPri1.hap1, whole genome shotgun sequence genomic window carries:
- the SHROOM3 gene encoding protein Shroom3 isoform X1 has translation MRTPEHVEEAGASLGRDLAPQGRYIYLEAFLEGGAPWGFTLKGGLEHGEPLIISKIEEGGKADSPSSRLRAGDEVVHINEVALSSSRREAVSLVKGSFKTLRLVVRRDVCADPGHVDTGVPSALSPEPHTSELQHKKAAWSGGVKLRLKHRRSEPAGRPHSWHMTKSGETLADASMMQVSQGTIGTPWHQSYHSSSSTSDLSTYEHAYLRRSPDHCSSQGSMESLEPSAGYPACHLLSPAKSTSSIDQLGHLHSKRDSAYSSFSTSSSILEYPPPGISGRERSSSMDMTSARAGLLEGMKQADIRYVKTVYDTRRGVSAEYEVNSSALLHPGRQTVDSQGYEKWHSAPRGKGAPLPSWSQQCPSSLETAASVDNLPLKTGAPLPPTRSDSYAAFRQRERPGSWSSLEQKRFCRPQPGLGSLKEALGEDQLHTVLEKSPEDSPPAVPRHHYGQKAQPGQPLLPSGIYPVPSLEPHFAQVPQPPASSNGMLYPVLAKETAHTASQGGGGRVASFDENGNQNGANRAAVTFYQATEHDLPSSMERKSETTAKGVPYRVHFSSVPENTEDTSWKRHIAPYQGNSERKGPHGYPPCSNPHSLQCPVAPVQPVGEDRPPSRPSEPWEGDFQEDHNANFRRRPDRENLGQGLTTNFGKTKSAFSSLQNIPDSLRKQSSLDLAGGAQGGTQGGRLTCGGNALLEDSGKRALPEHRGPLDRSVCYPRPEGRTSASSSFHSSDLTLEDLPSPPHQEAFGLGRRRLSSSSASALQGLQYGRPHCSVLEKVSQIEQRELGNQRTPNVTSSGQHYRPNKTVPGSSASDPEEPKPDLRFSESAEALRNGELRFGNGEPRLEEGSWPPGSQQPRRGSAGGRGLELRAPGPSRPDARLLRSQSSYQLFSEEEEEASWREAQPSTPESPPLDAPFTRAYRNSIKDAQSRVLGATSFRRRDLEPGAPGASRPWRPRPASAHVGLKSPEAPAPSATASASSPHTPRERHSVSPADGADAPRAVPTAAAASRRAGRRRLTPEQKKRSYSEPEKMNEVGVCEEAEPAPMGPSRQEPRFAESTVADRRRVFERDGRACSTLSLSGPELKQFQQSALADYIQRKTGRRPSSAATGGPQEPTPLRERAQSVYLAPGPAVHDSPGLGSATSLSSLREPAPHPRREASELPQGPRDRSSSFAGSRLLVERRRVEPPTPRELLSGVRGAPRGAQWLDETPGGPSSWGAMASRAGKSVSAEDLLERSDVLAAPVHMRSRSSPTGDHKRQDVLLGEDGSFSMGKDPHPLAGPGSRSLGCTSRGGEDRSSRIHQLTPRWTDPGCKTNILSIGPSECPAARDQQRQGGKGPCPRPPSTAVPGPLLDPRENPPMPHGSPQPAPLPLASCSQLAPDQQAGRDGLAGRQPFPVSTSAAAALRGDGETVSRPPSPRGPAPSSPEPGEEEGLRRRVSQAQRPLAARGRWVSTGLEDSLPGGSCTPENVDPKPCWKQRAPPSSCSTSEPSSPLGVPSFPGRISLRISESTLQASPPPQDNDSDDVFVKDSHPKATSSPMFEDLPPPPPPPLSQERPADSMEDFPLPPPPPPPPQAAPPVPLESRDGNSEGSHPGSRKLSKVTAARERHVLGATRLAESQRLDCRPYSVPARDSGPPSTVGGQQPGPGQPPPPWAPGLPLEAASGTQAPAAQVGAEPQKTSEDIRTEALAKEIVHQDRSLADILDPDSRMKTTMDLMAGLFPRRAHSPKDSSARARVASRTHSCLGPEDRRSDDQEVASMLAACPAAYYSVSAPKAELLNKIKDMPEEVTEAEEQVDVNEKKAELISSLTHKLETLQEAKGSLLMDIKLNNALGEEVEVWISQLCKPNEFDKYKMFIGDLDKVVNLLLSLSGRLARVENVLSGLGEDASNEERSSLHQKRKILAGQHEDARELKENLDRRERVVLDILANYLSEEQLQDYQHFVKMKSMLLIEQRKLDDKIKLGQEQVKCLLESLPSDFIPKAGALALPPDLANEPPPAGGGFPPAASSRMPNQKSTSLSTV, from the exons CTCCTCGACAAGCGACCTCTCCACCTACGAGCATGCATATCTGAGGCggagccctgaccattgcagctccCAGGGCAGCATGGAGAGCCTGGAGCCTAGTGCCGGCTACCCGGCCTGCCATCTCCTCTCCCCGGCCAAGTCCACCAGCAGCATTGACCAGCTTGGCCACCTGCACAGCAAGAGAGACTCTGCTTACAGCTCCTTCTCCACCAGCTCCAGCATCCTGGAGTACCCGCCCCCTGGCATCTCTGGCCGAGAGCGTTCCAGCTCCATGGACATGACCTCTGCACGAGCTGGCCTGCTGGAAGGGATGAAGCAGGCAGACATTCGCTACGTCAAGACCGTCTATGACACCCGGCGGGGAGTCTCCGCCGAGTACGAGGTGAACTCTTCGGCCCTGCTGCACCCGGGTCGGCAGACTGTGGATAGCCAGGGCTATGAGAAATGGCACAGTGCTCCTCGGGGCAAGGGAGCGCCTCTTCCATCCTGGAGCCAGCAGTGTCCCAGCTCCTTGGAGACTGCTGCCTCCGTGGACAACCTGCCTCTGAAAACAGGGGCACCCCTGCCGCCCACTCGGAGTGACAGCTATGCGGCCTTTCGGCAGCGCGAGCGGCCAggctcctggtccagccttgaGCAGAAGCGTTTCTGCCGGCCTCAGCCCGGCTTGGGCTCCCTGAAGGAGGCATTAGGAGAGGACCAGCTGCACACAGTGCTGGAGAAAAGTCCCGAGGACAGTCCCCCCGCGGTGCCCAGGCACCATTATGGTCAGAAGGCGCAGCCCGGCCAGCCACTGCTACCCAGTGGCATCTACCCGGTACCTTCCTTGGAGCCACACTTCGCTCAGGTGCCCCAGCCTCCCGCCAGCAGCAACGGCATGCTCTACCCTGTGCTGGCCAAGGAGACAGCACACACAGCGTCCCAGGGTGGGGGCGGCAGGGTGGCCTCCTTTGATGAGAACGGGAACCAAAACGGGGCCAACAGGGCCGCAGTGACCTTCTACCAGGCCACCGAACATGATCTGCCCTCTTCCatggagaggaaatctgaaaCCACAGCCAAAGGTGTCCCCTACAGAGTCCATTTCTCTTCAGTGCCTGAAAACACCGAGGACACCTCCTGGAAGAGACATATCGCCCCTTACCAAGGCAACAGCGAGAGAAAGGGTCCCCACGGCTACCCGCCgtgttctaatccccacagcctcCAGTGCCCTGTGGCTCCAGTACAGCCGGTGGGTGAGGACAGGCCACCGTCCAGACCCTCAGAGCCCTGGGAAGGTGACTTCCAGGAGGATCACAATGCCAACTTCCGGCGCAGGCCAGACAGAGAAAACCTAGGCCAGGGCCTGACGACCAACTTTGGCAAAACCAAGTCAGCCTTCTCATCTCTCCAGAACATTCCTGACAGTCTCAGAAAGCAAAGCAGCCTGGATCTCGCAGGGGGAGCCCAGGGAGGTACCCAGGGGGGCAGGCTCACCTGTGGTGGCAATGCCCTGCTGGAAGACTCTGGAAAGAGGGCCCTTCCTGAGCACAGGGGCCCCCTGGACAGGTCGGTGTGCTACCCACGACCCGAGGGGAGAACCAgcgcctcctcctccttccacaGTTCAGACCTCACACTGGAAGACCTGCCGAGTCCACCGCACCAGGAAGCTTTTGGCCTGGGCCGCAggcggctcagctccagcagcgcCTCGGCTTTGCAGGGCCTTCAGTACGGGAGGCCCCACTGCTCAGTGCTGGAAAAAGTGTCTCAGATCGAGCAGCGAGAGCTGGGCAATCAGAGAACCCCGAATGTGACCAGTTCTGGCCAGCACTACCGGCCCAACAAGACGGTCCCAGGATCTTCTGCGAGTGATCCAGAGGAACCAAAACCCGATCTCCGCTTCTCCGAGTCGGCCGAGGCACTGCGTAACGGGGAGCTACGTTTCGGGAATGGGGAGCCCAGGCTGGAAGAGGGCTCCTGGCCACCGGGCAGCCAGCAGCCGAGGAGGGGCAGTGCGGGTGGCCGAGGGCTTGAGCTGCGAGCACCAGGACCCTCTAGGCCGGACGCCCGACTGCTCCGCAGCCAGAGCTCCTATCAGCTCTTCagcgaggaggaagaggaggcctcCTGGCGGGAGGCGCAGCCCAGCACGCCCGAGTCGCCACCGCTGGATGCCCCTTTCACCCGCGCCTACCGCAACAGCATCAAGGACGCACAGTCTCGCGTTCTGGGAGCCACTTCCTTCCGGCGCCGTGACCTCGAGCCCGGGGCGCCGGGAGCGTCCAGGCCCTGGCGGCCACGGCCGGCCTCGGCCCACGTGGGCCTGAAGAGCCCCGAGGCGCCGGCGCCCTCCGCCACTGCTTCCGCCTCCTCCCCGCACACGCCACGCGAACGCCACAGCGTGAGCCCAGCTGACGGCGCTGATGCACCCCGGGCCGTGCCCACCGCTGCTGCAGCCTCAAGGAGAGCGGGCCGCCGGCGCCTCACCCCCGAGCAAAAGAAGCGCTCCTACTCGGAGCCAGAGAAGATGAATGAGGTGGGCGTCTGTGAGGAGGCCGAGCCAGCGCCCATGGGCCCTTCCAGGCAGGAGCCGCGCTTCGCCGAGAGCACCGTGGCCGACCGGCGCCGTGTCTTTGAGCGCGACGGCAGGGCCTGCTCGACGCTCAGCCTGTCCGGGCCCGAGCTGAAACAGTTCCAGCAGAGCGCCCTGGCCGATTACATCCAGCGCAAGACTGGCCGAAGGCCCTCCTCGGCCGCGACCGGCGGCCCCCAGGAGCCCACGCCGCTGCGGGAGCGCGCCCAGAGCGTCTACCTCGCACCAGGGCCCGCTGTGCACGACAGCCCGGGGCTGGGCTCGGCCACCAGCCTGAGCTCGCTGCGGGAACCCGCCCCGCATCCCCGCAGGGAGGCCTCCGAGCTGCCACAGGGCCCGCGAGATCGCAGCAGCTCCTTCGCAGGCAGTCGCCTCCTCGTGGAACGGCGACGCGTGGAACCCCCAACCCCGAGGGAGCTGCTGAGTGGAGTTCGTGGTGCACCGAGGGGCGCCCAGTGGTTGGACGAGACCCCTGGAGGACCTTCTTCCTGGGGAGCCATGGCCAGCAGGGCTGGAAAGTCGGTGTCAGCTGAGGATCTGCTAGAGCGCTCAGATGTCCTGGCCGCCCCGGTCCACATGAGGTCCCGGTCGTCTCCCACAGGGGACCACAAACGCCAG gaTGTGCTTCTGGGGGAAGACGGTAGCTTCAGTATGGGGAAGGACCCCCATCCCCTGGCTGGTCCTGGGTCCAG gtcactcGGTTGTACCAGCAGAGGTGGAGAAGATAGGTCATCACGCATCCATCAGCTTACTCCACGCTGGACCGATCCAGGCTGCAAAACCAACATTCTTTCCATTGGGCCCAGTGAATGTCCCGCAGCCAGAGACCAGCAGAGGCAGGGTGGCAAAGGGCCCTGCCCCAGGCCACCATCCACAGCTGTGCCCGGGCCCCTTCTCGACCCCCGGGAGAACCCACCAATGCCACATGGCTCCCCTCAGCCTGCCCCGCTGCCTTTggcttcctgctcccagcttgcCCCTGACCAGCAGGCTGGAAGGGACGGGCTAGCAGGACGGCAGCCCTTTCCAGTTAGCACCTCTGCTGCGGCAGCCCTCAGGGGTGATGGTGAGACTGTGAGCCGGCCTCCGAGCCCCAggggccctgcacccagcagcccagagcccggGGAGGAAGAGGGCCTAAGGAGGAGGGTGTCACAGGCCCAGCGACCCCTGGCAGCTCGGGGACGGTGGGTGTCCACAGGCCTGGAGGACAGCCTTCCCGGAGGGTCCTGCACCCCTGAGAATGTGGACCCAAAGCCCTGTTGGAAGCAGCGAGCTCCCCCGAGCTCCTGCAGCACTTCCGAGCCATCCTCGCCACTGGGGGTGCCCAGCTTCCCTGGGAGGATCTCGCTGCGGATCTCCGAGTCCACGTTGCAGGCATCCCCGCCGCCCCAGGACAATGACAGCGATGACGTGTTTGTAAAGGACTCGCACCCCAAGGCCACATCCAGCCCCATGTTTGAAGATCTGCCTCCGCCCCCACCTCCTCCACTGAGCCAGGAACGCCCTGCCGACAGCATGGAGGACTTCCCTCTAccgcctccaccaccaccaccgccgcaGGCTGCCCCCCCAGTGCCCCTGGAAAGCAGGGATGGCAACAGCGAGGGGTCCCACCCTGG CTCCAGAAAACTGTCCAAGGTGACAGCAGCAAGGGAACGGCACGTGCTCGGTGCGACCCGTCTTGCCGAGAGTCAGCGACTGGACTGCAGACCCTACTCTGTCCCTGCCAGGGACTCGGGGCCGCCCTCCACTGTGGGTGGCCAacagccaggccctgggcagccGCCTCCACCCTGGGCTCCAGGCCTCCCCCTCGAGGCAGCCAGCGGAACCCAGGCTCCAGCAGCACAAGTGGGTGCTGAGCCCCAGAAGACCTCGGAAGATATCCGAACAGAGGCTCTGGCCAAGGAAATCGTTCACCAGGACAGATCGTTGGCGGATATTTTGGACCCAGACTCCCGCATGAAGACCACCATGGACCTCATGGCAGGCCTCTTTCCCCGACGAGCTCACTCGCCGAAGGACAGCAGTGCAAGGGCCAGGGTTGCATCCAGGacccacagctgcctgggcccTGAAGACAGGAG GAGTGATGACCAGGAGGTGGCCAGTATGCTAGCCGCCTGCCCCGCTGCCTACTACAGCGTGTCCGCGCCCAAGGCCGAGCTTCTGAACAAAATCAAAGACATGCCGGAGGAGGTGACCGAGGCGGAAGAGCAGGTGGATGTTAACGAGAAAAAG GCAGAGCTCATCAGCAGCCTCACCCACAAGCTGGAGACGCTACAGGAAGCCAAGGGGAGCCTGCTCATGGACATCAAGCTCAACAACGCCTTaggagaggaagtggaggtgtGGATCAGCCAGCTCTGCAAGCCCAACGAGTTCGACAAGTACAAGATGTTCATAGGGGACCTGGACAAGGTGGTGAACTTGCTACTGTCACTCTCGGGACGCCTGGCCCGTGTCGAGAACGTCCTCAGTGGCCTCGGAGAGGATGCCAGTAATGAAGAACGG AGCTCTCTGCACCAgaagaggaagatcctggctggGCAGCACGAGGATGCGCGGGAGCTCAAGGAGAACCTGGACCGCCGGGAACGTGTGGTGCTGGACATCCTGGCCAACTACCTGTCAGAGGAGCAGCTGCAGGACTACCAGCACTTCGTGAAGATGAAGTCCATGCTACTCATTGAGCAGCGCAAGCTGGACGACAAGAtcaagctgggccaggagcaggtCAAGTGCCTGCTGGAGAGCCTGCCCTCTGACTTCATCCCCAAGGCCggggccctggccctgcccccgGACCTGGCTAACGAGCCACCCCCAGCGGGTGGTGGCTTCccaccagcagcctcttccagaatGCCCAACCAAAAGAGCACCTCTCTCAGCACCGTTTAA
- the SHROOM3 gene encoding protein Shroom3 isoform X2 has product MTKSGETLADASMMQVSQGTIGTPWHQSYHSSSSTSDLSTYEHAYLRRSPDHCSSQGSMESLEPSAGYPACHLLSPAKSTSSIDQLGHLHSKRDSAYSSFSTSSSILEYPPPGISGRERSSSMDMTSARAGLLEGMKQADIRYVKTVYDTRRGVSAEYEVNSSALLHPGRQTVDSQGYEKWHSAPRGKGAPLPSWSQQCPSSLETAASVDNLPLKTGAPLPPTRSDSYAAFRQRERPGSWSSLEQKRFCRPQPGLGSLKEALGEDQLHTVLEKSPEDSPPAVPRHHYGQKAQPGQPLLPSGIYPVPSLEPHFAQVPQPPASSNGMLYPVLAKETAHTASQGGGGRVASFDENGNQNGANRAAVTFYQATEHDLPSSMERKSETTAKGVPYRVHFSSVPENTEDTSWKRHIAPYQGNSERKGPHGYPPCSNPHSLQCPVAPVQPVGEDRPPSRPSEPWEGDFQEDHNANFRRRPDRENLGQGLTTNFGKTKSAFSSLQNIPDSLRKQSSLDLAGGAQGGTQGGRLTCGGNALLEDSGKRALPEHRGPLDRSVCYPRPEGRTSASSSFHSSDLTLEDLPSPPHQEAFGLGRRRLSSSSASALQGLQYGRPHCSVLEKVSQIEQRELGNQRTPNVTSSGQHYRPNKTVPGSSASDPEEPKPDLRFSESAEALRNGELRFGNGEPRLEEGSWPPGSQQPRRGSAGGRGLELRAPGPSRPDARLLRSQSSYQLFSEEEEEASWREAQPSTPESPPLDAPFTRAYRNSIKDAQSRVLGATSFRRRDLEPGAPGASRPWRPRPASAHVGLKSPEAPAPSATASASSPHTPRERHSVSPADGADAPRAVPTAAAASRRAGRRRLTPEQKKRSYSEPEKMNEVGVCEEAEPAPMGPSRQEPRFAESTVADRRRVFERDGRACSTLSLSGPELKQFQQSALADYIQRKTGRRPSSAATGGPQEPTPLRERAQSVYLAPGPAVHDSPGLGSATSLSSLREPAPHPRREASELPQGPRDRSSSFAGSRLLVERRRVEPPTPRELLSGVRGAPRGAQWLDETPGGPSSWGAMASRAGKSVSAEDLLERSDVLAAPVHMRSRSSPTGDHKRQDVLLGEDGSFSMGKDPHPLAGPGSRSLGCTSRGGEDRSSRIHQLTPRWTDPGCKTNILSIGPSECPAARDQQRQGGKGPCPRPPSTAVPGPLLDPRENPPMPHGSPQPAPLPLASCSQLAPDQQAGRDGLAGRQPFPVSTSAAAALRGDGETVSRPPSPRGPAPSSPEPGEEEGLRRRVSQAQRPLAARGRWVSTGLEDSLPGGSCTPENVDPKPCWKQRAPPSSCSTSEPSSPLGVPSFPGRISLRISESTLQASPPPQDNDSDDVFVKDSHPKATSSPMFEDLPPPPPPPLSQERPADSMEDFPLPPPPPPPPQAAPPVPLESRDGNSEGSHPGSRKLSKVTAARERHVLGATRLAESQRLDCRPYSVPARDSGPPSTVGGQQPGPGQPPPPWAPGLPLEAASGTQAPAAQVGAEPQKTSEDIRTEALAKEIVHQDRSLADILDPDSRMKTTMDLMAGLFPRRAHSPKDSSARARVASRTHSCLGPEDRRSDDQEVASMLAACPAAYYSVSAPKAELLNKIKDMPEEVTEAEEQVDVNEKKAELISSLTHKLETLQEAKGSLLMDIKLNNALGEEVEVWISQLCKPNEFDKYKMFIGDLDKVVNLLLSLSGRLARVENVLSGLGEDASNEERSSLHQKRKILAGQHEDARELKENLDRRERVVLDILANYLSEEQLQDYQHFVKMKSMLLIEQRKLDDKIKLGQEQVKCLLESLPSDFIPKAGALALPPDLANEPPPAGGGFPPAASSRMPNQKSTSLSTV; this is encoded by the exons CTCCTCGACAAGCGACCTCTCCACCTACGAGCATGCATATCTGAGGCggagccctgaccattgcagctccCAGGGCAGCATGGAGAGCCTGGAGCCTAGTGCCGGCTACCCGGCCTGCCATCTCCTCTCCCCGGCCAAGTCCACCAGCAGCATTGACCAGCTTGGCCACCTGCACAGCAAGAGAGACTCTGCTTACAGCTCCTTCTCCACCAGCTCCAGCATCCTGGAGTACCCGCCCCCTGGCATCTCTGGCCGAGAGCGTTCCAGCTCCATGGACATGACCTCTGCACGAGCTGGCCTGCTGGAAGGGATGAAGCAGGCAGACATTCGCTACGTCAAGACCGTCTATGACACCCGGCGGGGAGTCTCCGCCGAGTACGAGGTGAACTCTTCGGCCCTGCTGCACCCGGGTCGGCAGACTGTGGATAGCCAGGGCTATGAGAAATGGCACAGTGCTCCTCGGGGCAAGGGAGCGCCTCTTCCATCCTGGAGCCAGCAGTGTCCCAGCTCCTTGGAGACTGCTGCCTCCGTGGACAACCTGCCTCTGAAAACAGGGGCACCCCTGCCGCCCACTCGGAGTGACAGCTATGCGGCCTTTCGGCAGCGCGAGCGGCCAggctcctggtccagccttgaGCAGAAGCGTTTCTGCCGGCCTCAGCCCGGCTTGGGCTCCCTGAAGGAGGCATTAGGAGAGGACCAGCTGCACACAGTGCTGGAGAAAAGTCCCGAGGACAGTCCCCCCGCGGTGCCCAGGCACCATTATGGTCAGAAGGCGCAGCCCGGCCAGCCACTGCTACCCAGTGGCATCTACCCGGTACCTTCCTTGGAGCCACACTTCGCTCAGGTGCCCCAGCCTCCCGCCAGCAGCAACGGCATGCTCTACCCTGTGCTGGCCAAGGAGACAGCACACACAGCGTCCCAGGGTGGGGGCGGCAGGGTGGCCTCCTTTGATGAGAACGGGAACCAAAACGGGGCCAACAGGGCCGCAGTGACCTTCTACCAGGCCACCGAACATGATCTGCCCTCTTCCatggagaggaaatctgaaaCCACAGCCAAAGGTGTCCCCTACAGAGTCCATTTCTCTTCAGTGCCTGAAAACACCGAGGACACCTCCTGGAAGAGACATATCGCCCCTTACCAAGGCAACAGCGAGAGAAAGGGTCCCCACGGCTACCCGCCgtgttctaatccccacagcctcCAGTGCCCTGTGGCTCCAGTACAGCCGGTGGGTGAGGACAGGCCACCGTCCAGACCCTCAGAGCCCTGGGAAGGTGACTTCCAGGAGGATCACAATGCCAACTTCCGGCGCAGGCCAGACAGAGAAAACCTAGGCCAGGGCCTGACGACCAACTTTGGCAAAACCAAGTCAGCCTTCTCATCTCTCCAGAACATTCCTGACAGTCTCAGAAAGCAAAGCAGCCTGGATCTCGCAGGGGGAGCCCAGGGAGGTACCCAGGGGGGCAGGCTCACCTGTGGTGGCAATGCCCTGCTGGAAGACTCTGGAAAGAGGGCCCTTCCTGAGCACAGGGGCCCCCTGGACAGGTCGGTGTGCTACCCACGACCCGAGGGGAGAACCAgcgcctcctcctccttccacaGTTCAGACCTCACACTGGAAGACCTGCCGAGTCCACCGCACCAGGAAGCTTTTGGCCTGGGCCGCAggcggctcagctccagcagcgcCTCGGCTTTGCAGGGCCTTCAGTACGGGAGGCCCCACTGCTCAGTGCTGGAAAAAGTGTCTCAGATCGAGCAGCGAGAGCTGGGCAATCAGAGAACCCCGAATGTGACCAGTTCTGGCCAGCACTACCGGCCCAACAAGACGGTCCCAGGATCTTCTGCGAGTGATCCAGAGGAACCAAAACCCGATCTCCGCTTCTCCGAGTCGGCCGAGGCACTGCGTAACGGGGAGCTACGTTTCGGGAATGGGGAGCCCAGGCTGGAAGAGGGCTCCTGGCCACCGGGCAGCCAGCAGCCGAGGAGGGGCAGTGCGGGTGGCCGAGGGCTTGAGCTGCGAGCACCAGGACCCTCTAGGCCGGACGCCCGACTGCTCCGCAGCCAGAGCTCCTATCAGCTCTTCagcgaggaggaagaggaggcctcCTGGCGGGAGGCGCAGCCCAGCACGCCCGAGTCGCCACCGCTGGATGCCCCTTTCACCCGCGCCTACCGCAACAGCATCAAGGACGCACAGTCTCGCGTTCTGGGAGCCACTTCCTTCCGGCGCCGTGACCTCGAGCCCGGGGCGCCGGGAGCGTCCAGGCCCTGGCGGCCACGGCCGGCCTCGGCCCACGTGGGCCTGAAGAGCCCCGAGGCGCCGGCGCCCTCCGCCACTGCTTCCGCCTCCTCCCCGCACACGCCACGCGAACGCCACAGCGTGAGCCCAGCTGACGGCGCTGATGCACCCCGGGCCGTGCCCACCGCTGCTGCAGCCTCAAGGAGAGCGGGCCGCCGGCGCCTCACCCCCGAGCAAAAGAAGCGCTCCTACTCGGAGCCAGAGAAGATGAATGAGGTGGGCGTCTGTGAGGAGGCCGAGCCAGCGCCCATGGGCCCTTCCAGGCAGGAGCCGCGCTTCGCCGAGAGCACCGTGGCCGACCGGCGCCGTGTCTTTGAGCGCGACGGCAGGGCCTGCTCGACGCTCAGCCTGTCCGGGCCCGAGCTGAAACAGTTCCAGCAGAGCGCCCTGGCCGATTACATCCAGCGCAAGACTGGCCGAAGGCCCTCCTCGGCCGCGACCGGCGGCCCCCAGGAGCCCACGCCGCTGCGGGAGCGCGCCCAGAGCGTCTACCTCGCACCAGGGCCCGCTGTGCACGACAGCCCGGGGCTGGGCTCGGCCACCAGCCTGAGCTCGCTGCGGGAACCCGCCCCGCATCCCCGCAGGGAGGCCTCCGAGCTGCCACAGGGCCCGCGAGATCGCAGCAGCTCCTTCGCAGGCAGTCGCCTCCTCGTGGAACGGCGACGCGTGGAACCCCCAACCCCGAGGGAGCTGCTGAGTGGAGTTCGTGGTGCACCGAGGGGCGCCCAGTGGTTGGACGAGACCCCTGGAGGACCTTCTTCCTGGGGAGCCATGGCCAGCAGGGCTGGAAAGTCGGTGTCAGCTGAGGATCTGCTAGAGCGCTCAGATGTCCTGGCCGCCCCGGTCCACATGAGGTCCCGGTCGTCTCCCACAGGGGACCACAAACGCCAG gaTGTGCTTCTGGGGGAAGACGGTAGCTTCAGTATGGGGAAGGACCCCCATCCCCTGGCTGGTCCTGGGTCCAG gtcactcGGTTGTACCAGCAGAGGTGGAGAAGATAGGTCATCACGCATCCATCAGCTTACTCCACGCTGGACCGATCCAGGCTGCAAAACCAACATTCTTTCCATTGGGCCCAGTGAATGTCCCGCAGCCAGAGACCAGCAGAGGCAGGGTGGCAAAGGGCCCTGCCCCAGGCCACCATCCACAGCTGTGCCCGGGCCCCTTCTCGACCCCCGGGAGAACCCACCAATGCCACATGGCTCCCCTCAGCCTGCCCCGCTGCCTTTggcttcctgctcccagcttgcCCCTGACCAGCAGGCTGGAAGGGACGGGCTAGCAGGACGGCAGCCCTTTCCAGTTAGCACCTCTGCTGCGGCAGCCCTCAGGGGTGATGGTGAGACTGTGAGCCGGCCTCCGAGCCCCAggggccctgcacccagcagcccagagcccggGGAGGAAGAGGGCCTAAGGAGGAGGGTGTCACAGGCCCAGCGACCCCTGGCAGCTCGGGGACGGTGGGTGTCCACAGGCCTGGAGGACAGCCTTCCCGGAGGGTCCTGCACCCCTGAGAATGTGGACCCAAAGCCCTGTTGGAAGCAGCGAGCTCCCCCGAGCTCCTGCAGCACTTCCGAGCCATCCTCGCCACTGGGGGTGCCCAGCTTCCCTGGGAGGATCTCGCTGCGGATCTCCGAGTCCACGTTGCAGGCATCCCCGCCGCCCCAGGACAATGACAGCGATGACGTGTTTGTAAAGGACTCGCACCCCAAGGCCACATCCAGCCCCATGTTTGAAGATCTGCCTCCGCCCCCACCTCCTCCACTGAGCCAGGAACGCCCTGCCGACAGCATGGAGGACTTCCCTCTAccgcctccaccaccaccaccgccgcaGGCTGCCCCCCCAGTGCCCCTGGAAAGCAGGGATGGCAACAGCGAGGGGTCCCACCCTGG CTCCAGAAAACTGTCCAAGGTGACAGCAGCAAGGGAACGGCACGTGCTCGGTGCGACCCGTCTTGCCGAGAGTCAGCGACTGGACTGCAGACCCTACTCTGTCCCTGCCAGGGACTCGGGGCCGCCCTCCACTGTGGGTGGCCAacagccaggccctgggcagccGCCTCCACCCTGGGCTCCAGGCCTCCCCCTCGAGGCAGCCAGCGGAACCCAGGCTCCAGCAGCACAAGTGGGTGCTGAGCCCCAGAAGACCTCGGAAGATATCCGAACAGAGGCTCTGGCCAAGGAAATCGTTCACCAGGACAGATCGTTGGCGGATATTTTGGACCCAGACTCCCGCATGAAGACCACCATGGACCTCATGGCAGGCCTCTTTCCCCGACGAGCTCACTCGCCGAAGGACAGCAGTGCAAGGGCCAGGGTTGCATCCAGGacccacagctgcctgggcccTGAAGACAGGAG GAGTGATGACCAGGAGGTGGCCAGTATGCTAGCCGCCTGCCCCGCTGCCTACTACAGCGTGTCCGCGCCCAAGGCCGAGCTTCTGAACAAAATCAAAGACATGCCGGAGGAGGTGACCGAGGCGGAAGAGCAGGTGGATGTTAACGAGAAAAAG GCAGAGCTCATCAGCAGCCTCACCCACAAGCTGGAGACGCTACAGGAAGCCAAGGGGAGCCTGCTCATGGACATCAAGCTCAACAACGCCTTaggagaggaagtggaggtgtGGATCAGCCAGCTCTGCAAGCCCAACGAGTTCGACAAGTACAAGATGTTCATAGGGGACCTGGACAAGGTGGTGAACTTGCTACTGTCACTCTCGGGACGCCTGGCCCGTGTCGAGAACGTCCTCAGTGGCCTCGGAGAGGATGCCAGTAATGAAGAACGG AGCTCTCTGCACCAgaagaggaagatcctggctggGCAGCACGAGGATGCGCGGGAGCTCAAGGAGAACCTGGACCGCCGGGAACGTGTGGTGCTGGACATCCTGGCCAACTACCTGTCAGAGGAGCAGCTGCAGGACTACCAGCACTTCGTGAAGATGAAGTCCATGCTACTCATTGAGCAGCGCAAGCTGGACGACAAGAtcaagctgggccaggagcaggtCAAGTGCCTGCTGGAGAGCCTGCCCTCTGACTTCATCCCCAAGGCCggggccctggccctgcccccgGACCTGGCTAACGAGCCACCCCCAGCGGGTGGTGGCTTCccaccagcagcctcttccagaatGCCCAACCAAAAGAGCACCTCTCTCAGCACCGTTTAA